The nucleotide sequence ACATGCGTTGATATTGGAATTTCCTGCAGccacaacaaacaatagCCCCGTTTTGGTGGCATGCTCAATTGCTTTGTTCAAAACGTGGTTTTTATATGCTCCCAAGGATAAATTAGCAACTCCTTTCATGCCGGAATCTATACGATGATTGACCACGAAGTCGATTGCTGAAAGTATGGTACTCAACGAACCAGCCCCTTTGCTATTCAATGCTTTGACCTCAACGATATTCACGTTTTTCGCCACTCCATAAGTGGCCGAGCCAATCAACCCTGCCACGTGAGTGCCATGCCCATTTGAGTCTCCAGATCCCTCGTTCGTGAAATCAATTCCTGCTGATGCCCGGCCCTCAAATTCTGGATGATTCACTTCAACTCCAGAATCAATCACATAGGCATTCACTCCTTGACCCATAAATTGGCTGTCGTAGATATAAGGGTATTGTTTATTTGGCCTCAATCGTTTTCTCCTGCTGATCCGAGCCAAATGTCTGGGGGCGTCATCCTGAATCTCAAAATCCAAGTTTTTAAATGTCAAGTCCTCGGTGATATCTTGGATCAAAGGACACCGTTTCAACCTATCTATAACTTCTTTGGAGAAGTTCCCCGCAAATCCTTTAAACTCACCAATTGAGACAGAAGCGCTTATGAGGTGCCGTACTTGAAGGTGCTTTGGATATCTTCGATCATATTCCATGAAATCGTCCAAAGACTCGGTAGTCTTTAAAGAGACAAAGTACGGCTCATCTGCAGTACATGCACGTACTAAAGCAATAAATAGCAAGGTGAGTTTTATTAGCATTATTGGGTACTCGAATCTATAAACTTTGTCGATGGAAATCTAGACGTATTTATGCCATAATAGACTTTAGGACATAACAAGATTTCAAATCTAGCATAACAAAAACTGTGAAGGTGTTTTAGTAAAATGGTGGTTATTAATGTTGCAGTTTCCTCAATGCTAGTCAAAGGGGAGTTAGTGTCGcatctttgaaatatgaGAGGTAGGTACACCTATATGAAAGAAAGAATACGTTTTTTAAACGTTTTCTTACGGCAGGATTGGGTTTGCGTATGACTCTAATTCATCTGGGTCACTCTGGCTGTCTATGTCTGCTTTCAGAAACTCTTCCTCCACTTCCACATAGGCTATTTTATTCGATGTGTCTGGTCTGAAATACATGCTTGTCCTCGAAATACGGTTCACCGttgcaatttcttttaATCTGTCTTTGACACAAGCTGGATCAACACCCTCGCTTAACAATGTCGCTACTACCCCTGCCACGATTGGACTGGCCATTGAGGTACCAGACAAAATCAGtgatttatatatattcttGAAATCAACACTTCTTACGTTCGATCCACTTGCAAAAATATCCACGCACCGGCCCCAGTTTGAAAAACCAGAGATTGAATCACCATGATCGTCTATAGCTCCGACCGTTATAGCGTATGGGGAACTTGCTGGACTCATTAAGCATgcatcaatatttgaatttccagcagcaacaacaaatacaagGCCTGTCCGCGTTGCTTGTTCAACTGCACTGTTTAATATTGCATTATGATGTGCACCAAATGATAGATTTGCCACACCCGGTCGGCCGCTTCGCAAC is from Candida orthopsilosis Co 90-125, chromosome 1 draft sequence and encodes:
- a CDS encoding Rrt12 protein (S. cerevisiae homolog RRT12 has role in wall assembly and localizes to ascospore nuclear envelope), with protein sequence MLIKLTLLFIALVRACTADEPYFVSLKTTESLDDFMEYDRRYPKHLQVRHLISASVSIGEFKGFAGNFSKEVIDRLKRCPLIQDITEDLTFKNLDFEIQDDAPRHLARISRRKRLRPNKQYPYIYDSQFMGQGVNAYVIDSGVEVNHPEFEGRASAGIDFTNEGSGDSNGHGTHVAGLIGSATYGVAKNVNIVEVKALNSKGAGSLSTILSAIDFVVNHRIDSGMKGVANLSLGAYKNHVLNKAIEHATKTGLLFVVAAGNSNINACLTSPASSKYAITVGAIDDYNDSVAGFSNWGECVDLFASGAYVKSVNARNPHGSSVLSGTSMASPIVTGMVANLLSEGVAPAQLKSTLLKMTAKNRITKSSLFLRKHTPNRIVYNGVKEKALLAEKLAIEEEE